A genome region from Hevea brasiliensis isolate MT/VB/25A 57/8 chromosome 9, ASM3005281v1, whole genome shotgun sequence includes the following:
- the LOC110654524 gene encoding polycomb group protein EMBRYONIC FLOWER 2 — MCHQNCCVHLSVEEAIAADESLLIYCKPVELYNILHRRAQYNPSFLRRCLRYKMKERRKRRLAAGVVIFNYRDYNNKLQKTEVTEDFSCPFCLMMCVSFKGLRYHLCSSHDLFNFEFWASEDYQAVNVSVKIDRFLSETVADGVEQRQQTFFFCSRPRRRKSRDCGQNEKRVCVQFLEMDFLKLPMDGINKGSLRKDDGENASKSSSSEKDLHNSRHGAENYGTECPSATELMERVASSFNIQDVSIAKAQSSVDSECVKSQSGSDPSLPAGIHIAKARKLTVDRSDPRNRVLLQRRQFYHSHRVQPMALEQVMTDRDSEDEVDDDIADFEDRRMLDDFVDVSKDEKQLMHLWNSFVRKQRVLADGHVAWACEAFSKLHGRELVGSPALFWCWRLFMIKLWNHGLLDASTMNNCNMILERCRDEGSDAIKTERGDD, encoded by the exons ATGTGCCATCAGAATTGTTGTGTGCATTTATCTGTAGAAGAGGCAATTGCAGCTGATGAAAGCCTCCTCATATACTGCAAGCCTGTTGAACTTTATAATATTCTTCACCGCCGTGCTCAATACAAT CCTTCGTTTCTTCGAAGATGTTTGCGTTATAAAATGAAAGAAAGGCGTAAAAGGAG GTTGGCAGCTGGAGTTGTAATTTTCAACTACAGGGATTACAATAACAAACTTCAAAAGACTGAAG TCACTGAAGACTTCTCCTGTCCATTTTGCTTGATGATGTGTGTGAGCTTTAAG GGTCTTCGGTACCATTTATGCTCTTCACATGATTTATTCAACTTCGAGTTCTGG GCGAGTGAAGACTACCAAGCTGTGAATGTCTCTGTGAAAATTGATAGATTCTTATCTGAG ACTGTTGCAGATGGAGTAGAGCAAAGACAGCAGACGTTCTTCTTCTG CTCAAGGCCACGAAGGCGCAAATCAAGAGACTGTGGTCAAAATGAGAAGCGAGTTTGTGTGCAGTTCCTGGAGATGGATTTCCTAAAACTGCCCATGGACGGCATAAACAAGGGATCTTTGAGGAAGGATGATG GTGAGAATGCTTCCAAGTCATCTTCCAGTGAGAAGGATTTGCACAACTCAAGGCATGGGGCAGAAAACTATGGTACTGAGTGTCCTAGTGCAACAGAGTTAATGGAACGTGTTGCATCAAGTTTTAacattcaagatgtttcaattgcCAAGGCTCAATCTTCTGTGGACTCCGAGTGTGTTAAATCACAATCTGGAAGTGATCCTTCACTGCCTGCTGGGATCCATATTGCAAAAGCAAGGAAATTAACTGTGGACCGGTCAGACCCTAGAAA CCGTGTACTCCTGCAGAGAAGACAGTTCTATCACTCTCATAGAGTTCAG CCTATGGCACTAGAACAAGTAATGACGGATCGAGACAGTGAAGATGAAGTTGATGACGACATTGCAGATTTTGAAGATAGAAGG ATGCTTGATGACTTCGTGGATGTTAGTAAAGATGAGAAGCAACTTATGCATCTTTGGAACTCATTTGTGAGAAAGCAAAG GGTGTTGGCAGATGGTCATGTAGCATGGGCATGCGAGGCATTTTCAAAGCTTCATGGACGGGAACTGGTTGGATCTCCTGCTCTTTTTTG GTGCTGGAGGTTATTCATGATCAAGCTTTGGAACCATGGTCTTCTTGATGCAAGCACAATGAACAACTGTAACATGATCCTCGAAAGATGCAGAGATGAAGGATCTGATGCTATAAAAACTGAAAGAGGAGATGATTAA
- the LOC110654508 gene encoding increased DNA methylation 1, with protein MAYGLRKRKQKDVVIVSSGSEGEYESDPDYTRTKPRRNKNSCRSIQDMDTQKTKILFPGVDGISTGRKRRGLTQRKRADNGKKEKTTKRRKLGSRSVRGPSAFSIQKRAAEKTVLSWLMNQGEVTENDRIQYVKKKVLREGIARRDGVWCRCCNKLMTVWEFEIHAGSNLKVPYENINVIRTCKSLLNHLIHQWNKMEESDSCEFNRVGPIPGATDGNDDACQICVDGGDLICCEKCPSTFHPSCMKMESIPQGDWLCPYCACIFCDGGKGDMLTCYQCEKKYHWECFLQRQALDLNIAWLTLFCGSHCKEIHGKLHSLLGVKHNLKGGFSWTLLRRLDPFEIDDEHTRMECNSKIALAFEVLNECFTTNTDRHTGINILQSVVYNRGSNLSRLNFKGFYTLVLEKNDAIVSAATMRMHRNDLAEMPFIGTQEHYRAVKNDI; from the exons ATGGCTTATGGGTTAAGGAAAAGAAAACAGAAGGATGTTGTTATTGTAAGCTCTGGAAGTGAAGGAGAATATGAGAGTGATCCTGATTATACCAGGACTAAGCCCCGAAGAAACAAGAATTCTTGCAGATCAATTCAAGACATGGACACTCAGAAGACCAAGATTTTATTCCCAGGGGTCGATGGAATTTCCACTGGACGAAAGAGGAGAGGTCTCACTCAAAGGAAAAGAGCTGATAatggaaagaaagaaaaaacaaCGAAAAGGAGAAAGTTAGGTTCTCGTTCAGTTCGAGGACCCAGTGCATTCAGCATACAAAAAAGAGCTGCAGAGAAAACAGTATTATCATGGTTGATGAACCAGGGAGAAGTCACTGAAAATGACAGAATTCAATATGTTAAAAAGAAGGTGTTAAGGGAAGGGATAGCAAGAAGGGATGGTGTGTGGTGTAGGTGTTGCAATAAGCTTATGACAGTGTGGGAATTTGAGATTCATGCGGGAAGTAATTTAAAAGTGCCATATGAGAATATAAATGTGATTCGAACCTGTAAGTCCCTCCTGAATCACCTGATTCATCAATGGAATAAAATGGAAGAATCAGATAGCTGCGAATTTAATCGTGTTGGGCCTATACCTGGTGCAACTGATGGTAATGATGATGCTTGTCAGATATGTGTAGATGGAGGGGACTTAATTTGTTGTGAGAAATGCCCCTCTACATTCCATCCAAGCTGTATGAAAATGGAG AGCATACCACAAGGGGATTGGTTATGCCCTTACTGTGCGTGCATCTTCTGTGATGGTGGAAAAGGTGATATGCTAACATGTTATCAATGCGAGAAGAAAT aTCACTGGGAGTGTTTTCTTCAAAGACAGGCTTTAGATCTTAATATAGCTTGGCTCACTTTATTTTGTGGGTCTCACTGCAAAGAG attCACGGGAAGCTTCACAGTCTACTTGGAGTAAAACACAATCTAAAAGGAGGATTTTCTTGGACGCTGCTCCGGCGGTTGGATCCatttgaaattgatgatgagcaTACAAGAATGGAATGCAACTCCAAAATTGCATTAGCATTTGAGGTGCTGAATGAGTGTTTTACGACCAACACCGATCGGCATACTGGAATTAATATTTTACAAAGTGTGGTTTATAATAGAGG ATCAAATTTGTCAAGACTGAATTTTAAAGGCTTCTACACTCTAGTTCTAGAGAAGAATGATGCAATCGTCTCAGCTGCAACTATGAG GATGCACAGAAATGACTTGGCTGAGATGCCTTTCATTGGAACCCAAGAGCACTATAGGGCTGTCAAGAATGATATTTGA
- the LOC110654525 gene encoding uncharacterized protein LOC110654525 isoform X1, producing MEKPSDSPHPLSLPSEPPHIRNWFPSYRYESFVLDTYEFKGSKCEGDGLSVGGERSREKEVHLGESRRNGDTYDKHEDKSLSRMTDSTCSLSGLSEPHIKNWFSTYVYKSPLLYSPDDVKESVAKESACEKEEFASKVSKRKREDKFEHESRNSWNSNEVDPAGGKLCSNGLVNCENSFEDTLVNKSSNEIPDSSPSTLSEPPDTRNWFFSYVYGSLESKGLIEKEVDCEDLVNQHNNKEKERNLWKFGKTRITDEAVIDEKVFSNGFLKSNNSLRGDEQKNQSLNKGIRASGNGSSSTLDNLSCEKRQSIADKIFSNHRISSTNNLEKGSLNGECPPYKQQQKPNFLQASDFMTYQRNTNSRNNDRASPTKLNLRKDLAENLKTKVEMGVDLVSSATNMDFVPVVGDLNRKSTRESNNKENEGKEVQESGFVTTKNRCIANDENSVHKPQKILSECSRNKRITSDCGKGAIKRKALSERTNLEQTDAIKITGKWRCPQKTRPNIGPLRKQLRLERWVHRL from the exons ATGGAAAAGCCATCTGATTCACCTCATCCGCTCTCGCTTCCTTCTG AACCTCCCCACATAAGAAATTGGTTTCCTAGTTACAGATATGAATCTTTTGTATTGGACACATATGAGTTTAAAGGAAGTAAGTGTGAGGGAGATGGGCTCTCTGTTGGTGGAGAGAGAAGCAGAGAAAAGGAAGTACATTTGGGCGAATCTAGAAgaaacggtgacacttatgataagcatgaAGACAAGTCTTTGAGTCGG ATGACGGATTCTACATGCTCGCTGTCAGGCCTTTCCG AGCCTCACATCAAAAACTGGTTTTCTACTTATGTGTATAAATCTCCTTTACTGTATTCACCTGATGATGTTAAAGAATCAGTTGCCAAAGAAAGTGCGTGTGAGAAAGAGGAATTTGCTTCTAAAGTaagtaaaagaaaaagggaagacaAATTTGAGCATGAGTCTAGGAATTCTTGGAACAGTAATGAAGTAGATCCTGCTGGTGGAAAGCTGTGTTCAAATGGGCTTGTCAATTGTGAGAATTCATTTGAAGACACTCTTGTCAATAAATCTTCAAATGAG ATTCCAGATTCTTCACCTTCAACTCTATCTG AGCCACCAGATACTAGAAACTGGTTCTTTAGTTATGTGTATGGATCTCTAGAAAGCAAGGGATTGATTGAGAAAGAAGTTGATTGTGAGGATTTGGTCAATCAACATAACAACAAAGAGAAAGAAAGGAATTTATGGAAATTCGGAAAAACCAGAATCACAGATGAAGCTGTTATTGATGAGAAAGTATTCTCAAATGGATTTTTGAAGTCTAACAACTCCCTGAGAGGTGATGAGCAGAAAAACCAGTCTCTAAATAAG GGCATTAGGGCTTCTGGGAATGGAAGTTCATCTACTCTGGATAACTTGAGCTGTGAAAAGAGGCAGAGCATTGCAGATAAGATATTTTCCAATCATCGTATAAGTTCAACCAACAATCTTGAGAAAGGAAGCTTGAATGGTGAATGTCCTCCGTATAAACAGCAACAGAAGCCAAATTTCCTACAAGCATCTGATTTTATGACATACCAGAGAAATACAAATTCAAGAAATAATGATAGGGCATCTCCAACAAAGTTGAATCTTAGGAAGGATCTTGCAGAGAACTTGAAAACTAAGGTTGAAATGGGAGTGGATCTTGTATCATCCGCAACTAATATGGATTTTGTTCCAGTTGTTGGAGATTTAAATAGAAAATCAACTCGTGAAAGTAATaacaaagaaaatgaaggaaaagaaGTTCAGGAAAGTGGTTTTGTGACGACAAAGAACCGATGTATAGCAAATGATGAGAAttctgtgcacaaacctcaaaagaTTTTATCAGAATGTTCAAGAAATAAAAGGATAACCTCAGACTGTGGAAAGGGAGCCATCAAAAGGAAGGCATTGTCAGAAAGAACTAATTTGGAACAGACTGATGCCATTAAGATCACCGGAAAATGGAGGTGTCCTCAGAAGACTAGGCCAAATATTGGACCTCTGCGGAAGCAACTTCGACTTGAACGATGGGTTCATAGGTTGTAA
- the LOC110654525 gene encoding uncharacterized protein LOC110654525 isoform X2 → MTDSTCSLSGLSEPHIKNWFSTYVYKSPLLYSPDDVKESVAKESACEKEEFASKVSKRKREDKFEHESRNSWNSNEVDPAGGKLCSNGLVNCENSFEDTLVNKSSNEIPDSSPSTLSEPPDTRNWFFSYVYGSLESKGLIEKEVDCEDLVNQHNNKEKERNLWKFGKTRITDEAVIDEKVFSNGFLKSNNSLRGDEQKNQSLNKGIRASGNGSSSTLDNLSCEKRQSIADKIFSNHRISSTNNLEKGSLNGECPPYKQQQKPNFLQASDFMTYQRNTNSRNNDRASPTKLNLRKDLAENLKTKVEMGVDLVSSATNMDFVPVVGDLNRKSTRESNNKENEGKEVQESGFVTTKNRCIANDENSVHKPQKILSECSRNKRITSDCGKGAIKRKALSERTNLEQTDAIKITGKWRCPQKTRPNIGPLRKQLRLERWVHRL, encoded by the exons ATGACGGATTCTACATGCTCGCTGTCAGGCCTTTCCG AGCCTCACATCAAAAACTGGTTTTCTACTTATGTGTATAAATCTCCTTTACTGTATTCACCTGATGATGTTAAAGAATCAGTTGCCAAAGAAAGTGCGTGTGAGAAAGAGGAATTTGCTTCTAAAGTaagtaaaagaaaaagggaagacaAATTTGAGCATGAGTCTAGGAATTCTTGGAACAGTAATGAAGTAGATCCTGCTGGTGGAAAGCTGTGTTCAAATGGGCTTGTCAATTGTGAGAATTCATTTGAAGACACTCTTGTCAATAAATCTTCAAATGAG ATTCCAGATTCTTCACCTTCAACTCTATCTG AGCCACCAGATACTAGAAACTGGTTCTTTAGTTATGTGTATGGATCTCTAGAAAGCAAGGGATTGATTGAGAAAGAAGTTGATTGTGAGGATTTGGTCAATCAACATAACAACAAAGAGAAAGAAAGGAATTTATGGAAATTCGGAAAAACCAGAATCACAGATGAAGCTGTTATTGATGAGAAAGTATTCTCAAATGGATTTTTGAAGTCTAACAACTCCCTGAGAGGTGATGAGCAGAAAAACCAGTCTCTAAATAAG GGCATTAGGGCTTCTGGGAATGGAAGTTCATCTACTCTGGATAACTTGAGCTGTGAAAAGAGGCAGAGCATTGCAGATAAGATATTTTCCAATCATCGTATAAGTTCAACCAACAATCTTGAGAAAGGAAGCTTGAATGGTGAATGTCCTCCGTATAAACAGCAACAGAAGCCAAATTTCCTACAAGCATCTGATTTTATGACATACCAGAGAAATACAAATTCAAGAAATAATGATAGGGCATCTCCAACAAAGTTGAATCTTAGGAAGGATCTTGCAGAGAACTTGAAAACTAAGGTTGAAATGGGAGTGGATCTTGTATCATCCGCAACTAATATGGATTTTGTTCCAGTTGTTGGAGATTTAAATAGAAAATCAACTCGTGAAAGTAATaacaaagaaaatgaaggaaaagaaGTTCAGGAAAGTGGTTTTGTGACGACAAAGAACCGATGTATAGCAAATGATGAGAAttctgtgcacaaacctcaaaagaTTTTATCAGAATGTTCAAGAAATAAAAGGATAACCTCAGACTGTGGAAAGGGAGCCATCAAAAGGAAGGCATTGTCAGAAAGAACTAATTTGGAACAGACTGATGCCATTAAGATCACCGGAAAATGGAGGTGTCCTCAGAAGACTAGGCCAAATATTGGACCTCTGCGGAAGCAACTTCGACTTGAACGATGGGTTCATAGGTTGTAA
- the LOC110654526 gene encoding probable enoyl-CoA hydratase 2, mitochondrial, which produces MGTFMAFTRSLGHHYIKKSKSHNFSQLFDLSKLIGPSEISNPNFDGSFHQLQSRKTLILEPASSESVKLQRLSDSDPGIVEVNLDRPGAKNAIGKEMLRGLRATFETISRDDSANVVMICSSVPKVFCAGADLKERKTMTPSEVQFFVNTLRSTFSLIEELCIPTIAVIEGTALGGGLEMALSCDLRICEEDAVLGLPETGLAIIPGAGGTQRLPRLVGKSVAKELIFTGRKIGGREAMSIGLVNYSVPAGEARLKALEVAREINQKGPIAIRLAKKAINEGLGIDLASALELEEECYEQLLNTKDRLEGLAAFAEKRKPRYTGE; this is translated from the exons ATGGGTACTTTCATGGCTTTTACAAGATCTCTTGGTCACCACTACATTAAAAAGTCGAAATCCCATAACTTTTCTCAGTTGTTCGATTTGAGCAAACTGATAGGTCCTTCTGAGATTTCCAATCCTAATTTCGATGGCAGTTTTCATCAATTACAGAGCCGTAAAACGCTCATCTTGGAGCCCGCTTCTTCTGAATCAGTCAAGCTGCAAAGGCTTTCCGATTCTGATCCCG GAATTGTTGAGGTGAATTTGGATAGGCCGGGAGCGAAAAATGCCATCGGGAAGGAAATGCTGAGAGGATTACGGGCAACTTTTGAAACAATCAGTAGGGATGACTCTGCTAATGTTGTTATGATATGCAGCTCGGTTCCCAAAGTGTTCTGTGCAGGAGCTGATCTGAAG GAGCGTAAGACAATGACTCCATCTGAAGTGCAATTTTTTGTCAACACACTGCGATCCACATTCTCACTTATAGAG GAACTTTGTATTCCTACAATTGCTGTTATTGAAGGAACAGCCTTGGGTGGTGGACTTGAAATGGCTTTATCATGTGATCTTCGGATATGTG AAGAGGATGCAGTATTGGGCTTGCCAGAAACAGGACTTGCTATAATTCCTGG GGCAGGTGGGACACAAAGACTTCCTAGATTGGTAGGAAAATCAGTGGCAAAGGAACTTATATTTACTGGTCGGAAGATTGGTGGCAGGGAGGCCATGTCAATTG GCCTTGTGAATTACTCTGTGCCTGCTGGTGAAGCTCGTTTAAAGGCACTTGAAGTTGCTCGGGAAATTAATCAGAAG GGTCCTATAGCAATAAGACTGGCAAAAAAGGCTATTAATGAGGGGCTAGGGATAGATTTGGCATCTGCTTTGGAATTGGAAGAAGAGTGTTATGAACAGCTGTTGAACACAAAAGATCGCTTGGAAGGTTTGGCAGCATTTGCTGAAAAGCGGAAACCAAGGTATACTGGAGAGTAA
- the LOC110654509 gene encoding AP2/ERF and B3 domain-containing transcription factor At1g51120-like has product MEVGTNSDSRVSTTMESSNLNIINMNQQSTEHCSSRARSSSPKFRGVISLRSGKWGAQIAFKYKAYWLGTHDMEEEAAMAYDRAVIKLQRSDAPFNFPMTNYTVQETKFQRRYSNEDILYMIKDKTYLSKFTNYLANQSLLRKYAASNLANQQGISYQMLFRKELTQTDVVRMKGFHIPKDYAMEYFPPLAGVNSSGGYENGNKSIELTFFDRHCHPWTFRYSY; this is encoded by the coding sequence ATGGAGGTGGGGACGAATTCAGATTCAAGGGTAAGCACGACGATGGAAAGTTCAAATTTGAACATCATCAACATGAATCAGCAGAGCACTGAGCATTGTAGCAGCAGAGCTAGAAGTTCCTCTCCAAAATTCAGAGGAGTAATTTCGCTTAGGAGTGGCAAGTGGGGTGCACAGATCGCGTTTAAGTACAAGGCTTACTGGCTTGGAACACATGACATGGAGGAAGAGGCAGCAATGGCTTATGACAGAGCAGTCATCAAACTTCAGAGAAGTGATGCCCCCTTCAACTTCCCTATGACCAATTACACAGTTCAAGAGACCAAATTCCAGCGTCGGTACTCAAATGAAGATATCCTGTATATGATCAAGGATAAAACATACCTGTCCAAATTTACAAATTACCTTGCAAATCAATCTTTGTTGAGGAAATATGCAGCAAGTAATCTAGCAAATCAGCAAGGTATCTCATATCAAATGCTTTTCCGAAAGGAATTGACACAAACTGATGTTGTTCGCATGAAGGGCTTTCACATCCCTAAAGACTATGCAATGGAGTACTTTCCCCCACTTGCCGGTGTGAACTCATCTGGAGGATATGAAAATGGGAATAAGTCCATCGAATTAACCTTCTTCGACAGGCACTGTCATCCATGGACTTTTCGGTATTCTTATTGA